A stretch of the SAR86 cluster bacterium genome encodes the following:
- a CDS encoding ecdysteroid 22-kinase family protein yields MTRTIESLEEINLVWLNDTLSPTEEFSKKKVIELNVKRIGEGIGQLGEFALLETTLDCGSKLNIFAKIQTETEDMDNIAKDYQFYIREVKFYQNLCSELNVKTPKPYYVEHDEETGRVLLLLEFMDGWYNPDQIEGASEKEIQLAIKGLIPISSQFWGNIDELEWVPNMKESYMLNLSTDMVEYQPEFLNRFEYLMDDSRVQLLDKVVKWYPNFHDILSEGTLTLTHWDYRVENLFFTPEVDDLTVIDWQLMMANKPGWDLAYLLCTNIQIDLRRKIFEDSCSEYLDGLNRNGINFSSEELHKNMMLSLLAMLTFPVVGGANYDLENMRSKKLFEVLTERLFSSIEDYNAISFIE; encoded by the coding sequence TTGACTAGGACAATAGAAAGTTTAGAAGAAATAAATTTAGTGTGGCTTAATGACACTTTATCGCCCACAGAAGAGTTCAGCAAAAAAAAAGTTATTGAATTAAACGTCAAAAGAATAGGGGAAGGAATTGGCCAATTAGGAGAGTTTGCTTTACTAGAAACGACTCTGGATTGCGGTAGTAAACTGAATATCTTTGCAAAAATTCAGACTGAGACAGAAGATATGGATAACATTGCAAAGGATTATCAATTTTATATTCGTGAAGTAAAGTTTTATCAAAACTTATGCTCAGAGCTAAATGTTAAAACGCCTAAGCCATATTACGTTGAGCATGATGAGGAGACTGGAAGAGTTCTATTGCTTTTGGAATTCATGGATGGATGGTATAACCCTGATCAAATAGAAGGCGCATCTGAAAAAGAAATACAACTCGCTATAAAAGGATTAATACCAATTTCATCTCAATTTTGGGGCAATATTGATGAACTGGAATGGGTACCTAATATGAAAGAAAGTTATATGCTGAACTTATCTACTGACATGGTCGAGTATCAGCCTGAGTTTTTAAATCGTTTCGAGTATTTGATGGATGATTCAAGGGTTCAGCTCCTAGACAAGGTAGTGAAGTGGTACCCAAATTTTCATGACATACTTTCAGAGGGTACTTTGACTTTGACTCATTGGGATTACAGAGTGGAGAATCTTTTTTTTACTCCTGAAGTTGATGATTTAACGGTAATAGATTGGCAACTTATGATGGCAAATAAACCTGGTTGGGATTTGGCATATCTTTTGTGTACAAATATACAGATAGATCTCAGGAGAAAGATCTTTGAGGATTCTTGTAGCGAGTATTTAGATGGACTAAATAGAAATGGAATAAACTTTAGTAGTGAAGAATTGCACAAAAATATGATGCTTTCGCTTCTTGCAATGTTGACTTTTCCAGTTGTTGGAGGAGCTAATTATGATCTAGAGAATATGCGTAGCAAAAAATTATTTGAGGTTTTAACTGAGAGATTATTTTCGTCTATTGAAGACTATAATGCTATTTCTTTCATAGAGTGA
- a CDS encoding DUF305 domain-containing protein, which yields MKLIALTEMRKSIYLILALIAVGCTQTGELRDIPLNNEDKRLIKNNNVSHSIIQPGAPGQSSKTLDPIEATKIASTSYIQADVDFLKGMITHHQQAILMSELAEERTNNKTILDLADRINISQEDEIDFMGNWLESRGENKNLSLSEHMPEHKHMKMAGMASNEELKELRDSKSTSFDKLFLKLMINHHDGALEMVRTLKEFPGNSFDSALDEFISELINDQGVEIERMNGIFVNLSEDPRSNLEPGLYDAGESIHNLKLVTSLKKPIGFFDPDNPEGRGVKRTDDNYRKEKVRTIEEMSSSLRWPILSFASTDMAFRDNILVAGSYHGFNIYEIQTDGIPNLISSVVCPGGQGDVSIVGDILIMSVEQMRSRLDCGLEGVSKEASSERFRGLRIFDISNLERPKQVGAVQTCRGSHTHSVVSGPDESGKIIVYNSGTASVRDEEEMEECIGNIAGDKRTALFRIDVIEIPISNPSESKIVSSPAVFADPETGALGGLWTGGDHGDETQETRRTDQCHDITVYPTANIAAGACSGNGILFDIADPHNPQRIDVVTDTGFAYWHSATFNNDGTKVIFTDEWGGGGRARCRAWDPLDWGANAIYDIVDKKLVFRSHFKMPAPQLETENCVAHNGSLIPVPGRDIFVQAWYQGGISLMDFTESSNPKEIAFFDRGPIDGELLVMGGYWSAYYYDGFIYATEIKRGLDVFELLPSDYLSQQEIYDASRAYPLSGAKVFNPQQQIPLGW from the coding sequence TTGAAGTTAATTGCATTAACAGAGATGAGAAAATCCATTTATTTAATATTAGCCCTAATCGCGGTTGGTTGTACTCAGACAGGTGAACTAAGAGATATCCCTTTAAATAATGAGGATAAGAGATTAATTAAAAATAATAATGTTTCTCATTCTATTATTCAGCCTGGTGCGCCTGGACAAAGCTCAAAAACATTAGATCCTATTGAGGCAACGAAAATTGCTAGTACATCATATATACAAGCCGATGTTGACTTTTTGAAAGGAATGATTACTCATCATCAGCAGGCAATTCTAATGTCAGAATTAGCAGAAGAAAGAACTAATAATAAAACTATCCTCGATCTAGCAGATAGAATTAATATTTCTCAAGAGGATGAAATTGATTTCATGGGAAATTGGCTTGAATCAAGGGGAGAAAATAAAAATCTTTCTCTTTCTGAACATATGCCAGAGCATAAACACATGAAAATGGCGGGGATGGCATCTAATGAGGAACTGAAAGAGCTAAGAGATTCTAAAAGTACGTCTTTCGATAAATTATTTTTGAAGCTAATGATCAATCATCATGATGGGGCTTTGGAGATGGTCAGAACTCTTAAAGAATTTCCTGGAAACTCTTTCGATTCAGCTTTAGATGAATTTATTTCAGAATTAATCAATGATCAAGGCGTTGAAATAGAAAGAATGAATGGTATTTTTGTTAATCTTTCGGAAGATCCTAGATCTAATCTTGAACCGGGCTTATATGATGCTGGTGAGTCTATCCATAATCTTAAGTTGGTAACATCTCTAAAAAAACCCATTGGCTTCTTTGATCCAGATAATCCTGAAGGTAGAGGTGTAAAAAGGACAGATGATAATTATAGGAAAGAAAAAGTAAGAACTATCGAAGAAATGTCTAGTTCTCTCAGGTGGCCAATTCTTAGTTTTGCAAGCACTGATATGGCTTTTAGAGATAATATTTTAGTAGCTGGCAGCTATCATGGTTTTAATATATACGAAATACAAACTGATGGAATACCGAATCTTATATCATCTGTAGTTTGTCCAGGAGGACAGGGAGATGTCTCAATAGTTGGAGACATTCTCATAATGTCAGTTGAACAAATGAGAAGTCGATTAGATTGTGGCCTTGAAGGAGTTTCTAAAGAAGCGAGTTCTGAAAGATTTAGAGGATTAAGAATTTTTGACATATCAAATTTAGAAAGACCAAAGCAAGTAGGTGCTGTCCAAACTTGTAGGGGATCTCATACGCATTCTGTCGTTTCTGGTCCAGATGAAAGTGGAAAAATAATTGTCTACAACTCAGGAACAGCTAGCGTTAGAGATGAAGAAGAAATGGAAGAATGTATTGGTAATATAGCTGGTGATAAAAGAACTGCTTTGTTTAGAATTGATGTAATAGAGATTCCCATATCAAATCCTTCTGAATCCAAAATTGTAAGCAGTCCGGCTGTTTTTGCTGATCCTGAAACAGGTGCACTTGGTGGGTTATGGACTGGAGGTGATCATGGTGACGAAACACAGGAAACAAGACGTACAGACCAATGTCATGACATAACTGTTTATCCAACAGCCAACATTGCGGCAGGTGCTTGCTCTGGAAATGGCATTCTTTTTGATATCGCGGATCCCCATAATCCTCAGAGAATTGATGTCGTTACAGATACTGGCTTTGCTTACTGGCATTCAGCTACATTTAATAATGATGGAACAAAAGTAATTTTTACAGATGAATGGGGAGGTGGAGGAAGGGCCAGATGCAGAGCTTGGGATCCACTAGATTGGGGTGCAAATGCTATCTACGATATTGTAGATAAGAAATTAGTATTTCGAAGTCACTTCAAAATGCCTGCTCCACAACTCGAAACAGAAAACTGTGTGGCACATAATGGCTCTCTTATACCCGTACCAGGAAGAGATATATTTGTGCAAGCCTGGTACCAGGGAGGTATATCGTTAATGGACTTCACTGAATCATCAAATCCTAAAGAAATTGCATTCTTTGATAGAGGACCAATAGATGGTGAGCTTCTAGTAATGGGAGGTTACTGGTCTGCTTATTATTACGATGGTTTCATTTATGCAACAGAGATTAAACGAGGCTTAGATGTATTTGAGTTGCTGCCTAGTGATTACTTAAGTCAACAAGAGATTTATGATGCTTCTAGAGCTTATCCCCTCTCAGGAGCAAAAGTTTTTAATCCTCAACAACAGATTCCTCTCGGTTGGTAG
- a CDS encoding MHS family MFS transporter, producing the protein MSNTQKESNIRKVALTSLSGTSIEWYDFFLYGAAAGLVFPKLFFGEVDATTALVLSFMTFAAGFIARPIGGIVFGHFGDLIGRKKTLVIALMLMGISSTLIGLLPTYDTIGIAAPIILTSLRFCQGIAIGGQWGGAMLLVTESAPNHRRGFYGAYAQAGAPVGVILANIAFISVSMFTSEENFLSWGWRIPFLISFVLVIISMYIQLNLEDTKAFKDLEALKSADDSNEKVVKSSPILEALRRYPKRISLAAGAFLSVQVTFYILVAFILAYGVQTTDLSRNDLLMAVLIGSALMVPTQFMFSDYSDKNGRKGIFMAGAALTALWSFALFPLIDTGNFYLVIFGVTGGLAFLGMMYGPQAAFFAELFSTEVRYSGASLGYQIGAIIGGSFAPTIATLLWKNYDIFWVSVYIAFASILSLISVYFLTETYKTDLNE; encoded by the coding sequence ATGAGTAATACACAAAAAGAGTCAAATATAAGAAAAGTAGCTTTGACCTCTTTGAGTGGAACAAGTATCGAGTGGTATGACTTCTTCTTATATGGAGCAGCAGCAGGTTTAGTATTCCCAAAACTATTTTTTGGAGAAGTCGATGCAACTACTGCACTAGTTTTATCTTTTATGACTTTTGCTGCAGGATTTATAGCTAGGCCTATTGGCGGAATTGTCTTTGGTCATTTCGGAGATTTGATAGGAAGAAAAAAGACATTAGTGATTGCTCTAATGCTTATGGGTATTTCTTCAACTCTTATCGGATTATTGCCTACCTATGACACCATAGGAATAGCTGCTCCAATAATTCTTACATCCTTAAGATTTTGCCAGGGCATTGCAATAGGAGGACAGTGGGGCGGCGCTATGCTATTGGTTACTGAGAGTGCTCCCAATCACAGAAGAGGCTTCTATGGTGCTTATGCTCAAGCAGGAGCCCCTGTTGGAGTTATTCTTGCAAATATAGCTTTTATCTCAGTAAGTATGTTTACATCAGAAGAAAACTTCTTGTCTTGGGGTTGGAGAATCCCTTTTCTTATAAGTTTTGTTCTTGTAATTATCAGTATGTACATACAGCTCAATCTAGAAGATACAAAGGCCTTTAAAGATTTGGAGGCATTGAAGTCAGCCGATGATAGTAATGAGAAAGTTGTTAAATCATCTCCAATTTTAGAAGCGTTAAGAAGATATCCTAAAAGGATTTCACTAGCAGCGGGAGCCTTCCTTTCGGTACAAGTAACTTTCTATATATTAGTGGCCTTTATACTTGCCTATGGTGTTCAGACTACTGACTTATCCAGAAATGATCTTCTTATGGCTGTCTTGATAGGATCTGCTTTAATGGTACCAACGCAATTTATGTTTTCAGATTACTCCGATAAAAATGGAAGGAAAGGAATCTTTATGGCTGGAGCTGCCTTAACTGCTTTATGGTCTTTTGCCCTGTTCCCTCTAATAGACACAGGAAATTTTTATTTAGTTATATTCGGTGTTACTGGAGGATTAGCCTTTTTAGGCATGATGTACGGTCCTCAAGCCGCCTTTTTTGCTGAATTATTTTCTACAGAAGTCCGATACTCTGGTGCGTCGCTTGGTTACCAAATTGGAGCAATTATTGGCGGTTCTTTTGCGCCTACGATAGCGACGCTTCTTTGGAAAAATTATGATATTTTTTGGGTGTCTGTATATATAGCATTTGCTTCTATCTTGTCTTTAATATCTGTCTATTTTTTAACTGAAACCTATAAGACTGACTTGAATGAATAA
- a CDS encoding ABC transporter ATP-binding protein yields the protein MENLILEIKDLNHAYGKSDLIIKGLNLNISIGEKVSILGPSGCGKSTLLRLIAGLENPNSGEIIKKAEVMTSDKIFIPPEKRNVGLVVQEKALFPHLSVYENICFGIQRNKDKNKIVSDLLELLKIDSLKNKYPHEISGGEQQRVALARSLAPNPDLLMLDEPFSALDEDLRRSLYEEVSKVFSERNSSILLVTHDAFEAEVMTDKQLRMENGNLI from the coding sequence ATGGAAAACCTCATCTTAGAAATTAAAGACTTGAATCATGCTTATGGGAAGTCTGACTTAATAATAAAAGGTCTTAATTTAAATATTTCAATCGGAGAGAAAGTTTCAATATTAGGTCCTTCGGGATGTGGAAAAAGTACTTTATTAAGACTTATTGCTGGTTTAGAAAACCCCAATAGCGGTGAGATTATTAAGAAAGCCGAAGTTATGACCAGTGACAAAATATTCATTCCTCCTGAAAAACGAAACGTAGGCCTAGTTGTCCAAGAGAAGGCTCTTTTTCCCCATTTGTCCGTTTATGAAAATATTTGTTTTGGTATTCAGAGAAATAAAGATAAAAACAAAATTGTATCGGATCTTCTAGAACTCTTAAAAATAGATTCTCTTAAGAATAAGTACCCTCATGAAATATCTGGAGGTGAACAACAAAGAGTAGCACTTGCTCGATCTTTAGCACCAAATCCAGATTTACTAATGTTAGATGAGCCTTTTAGTGCACTAGATGAAGATCTTAGAAGAAGTCTATATGAGGAAGTGTCGAAGGTGTTTTCTGAAAGAAATTCTAGTATTCTTTTAGTAACTCATGATGCTTTTGAAGCTGAGGTCATGACTGATAAACAGTTAAGAATGGAAAATGGAAATTTAATTTAG
- a CDS encoding iron ABC transporter permease, protein MVSSWRLLPFAVLIIFTAPLVIVLSSLFGNYSDNWSHLYEFVLLDYVNSSLILVIGVAVLVFIIGTVTAWTVTNYNFIGKNIFEWALILPLSIPPYILAYTFTGLFDPYGDANNLIRYLFGLDDDFVFFPNVRSMYGAIIVFAFTLYPYVYLVSRNALLNQSKSMKEASRLLGLNEIQVFYKLALPIIRPAVIAGVMLVIMETLSDFGAVDHFAVETFTTGIFRTWYGLYDLQTAMQLASLLLIVIGVFYLIEKNTRGGSIYTSNNSNFSPNLEDNLQGFKGLVAFLICFIPIFIGFIVPVVELSLWAYEVNLGFFNHRFISNSVNTLSLSLGTGIICAGLALLINFSVRFKPNKLVEKLSSLLSLGYAVPGLILAVGMVQLMVYLDTFLFSIVDIVLTGSIFGLMIAFVIKTYALANSSIESSYQRVSNSIDESSRLLGISGWRMLINVHFPLMKTALLTSVLLVMSDVVKELPATLILRPFNFETLAVSTYTYASEERMLQAAAPAIAIVIIGLIPIIFLSKMIRSSRPN, encoded by the coding sequence ATGGTATCTTCATGGAGACTTCTCCCCTTTGCAGTCCTGATTATCTTTACTGCTCCTCTAGTAATAGTCTTATCAAGTTTATTTGGAAATTATTCTGACAATTGGTCTCATCTTTATGAATTTGTTCTTTTAGACTATGTTAATTCGTCACTTATATTAGTAATTGGAGTTGCAGTCTTAGTATTCATTATTGGAACAGTGACTGCCTGGACGGTTACAAACTACAACTTTATTGGCAAGAACATATTTGAGTGGGCTTTGATTCTTCCATTGTCTATACCGCCATACATTTTGGCCTATACTTTTACCGGACTGTTTGATCCTTATGGGGATGCCAATAATTTAATTAGATATTTGTTTGGTCTCGATGATGATTTTGTTTTCTTCCCAAATGTGAGAAGCATGTATGGTGCAATAATAGTATTCGCCTTTACTCTATATCCTTATGTTTACCTAGTGTCTAGAAACGCTCTCCTCAATCAATCAAAATCAATGAAAGAGGCCTCACGGTTACTAGGTCTCAATGAAATACAAGTTTTTTATAAGCTTGCATTGCCGATAATAAGGCCGGCTGTTATAGCTGGTGTTATGTTAGTGATCATGGAAACTTTATCTGACTTTGGTGCTGTGGATCACTTTGCAGTAGAGACTTTTACCACCGGGATATTTAGAACTTGGTATGGCTTGTACGATCTACAAACTGCCATGCAACTAGCTTCTTTATTGCTTATTGTTATTGGTGTATTTTATCTAATCGAAAAAAATACTCGGGGCGGGTCAATCTATACATCTAATAATTCAAATTTCTCGCCCAATCTTGAGGATAATCTGCAAGGTTTTAAGGGATTAGTAGCATTTTTAATTTGTTTTATTCCAATTTTTATAGGCTTTATCGTTCCAGTAGTTGAACTTAGTCTTTGGGCATACGAAGTAAACCTTGGCTTTTTCAATCACAGATTTATAAGTAATTCAGTGAACACGCTCAGCCTGTCTTTAGGAACAGGTATAATTTGTGCTGGGTTAGCTCTATTAATCAACTTTTCAGTCAGATTTAAACCTAATAAATTAGTTGAGAAATTAAGTTCACTGTTGTCTTTAGGATATGCTGTACCAGGCCTAATACTTGCTGTAGGTATGGTACAGCTAATGGTATATCTTGATACTTTTTTATTTTCCATTGTAGATATTGTGTTGACTGGCTCAATCTTTGGATTAATGATTGCCTTCGTCATAAAAACTTATGCACTTGCAAATTCCTCTATAGAATCCAGTTACCAAAGAGTTAGTAATTCAATAGATGAATCATCAAGATTGCTCGGAATCTCGGGTTGGCGCATGCTGATTAATGTTCATTTTCCGCTGATGAAAACCGCTTTATTGACTTCCGTTTTACTAGTGATGTCTGATGTAGTGAAAGAACTACCTGCGACTCTCATACTTAGACCTTTTAATTTTGAAACATTGGCGGTTTCAACATATACCTATGCCTCTGAAGAAAGAATGTTGCAAGCAGCTGCACCTGCTATTGCCATAGTCATTATAGGATTGATACCCATAATATTTCTCTCAAAAATGATAAGATCTTCTAGACCCAATTAA
- a CDS encoding extracellular solute-binding protein yields MILLFSFFIDLVIADEVNVYTSRHYDSDDALYEEFTEETGIKVNIISGKGSALLQRLKAEGKNSPADIFFTVDAGNLWKVQKEGLFQSIQSEKVLAEVPENLRGPNDEWTAIAKRARVIFYNPENVSDELVENFNYEDLADQKWSKRVVIRSSNNMYNQSLVASLIKNIGKEATEKWATKLVGNFARKPQGNDRSQIIAVANGEADLAVANSYYIGIMLSGSAGQEQLEAARKVKMIFPNQKNRGAHINISGAGILKNAPNKDNANSFIEFLISKRVQKYMIDKSYEYSVLEDVAPSAEIAGFGTNFKEDQISVRSFGELNPSAVKLMDRSGWK; encoded by the coding sequence ATGATTTTACTTTTTTCCTTTTTTATTGACCTAGTTATTGCTGATGAAGTAAATGTGTATACATCTCGTCACTATGATTCCGATGATGCGCTTTATGAAGAATTTACTGAAGAGACCGGTATAAAAGTTAATATCATCTCTGGAAAAGGCAGTGCCCTATTGCAAAGACTCAAGGCGGAAGGAAAGAATTCACCCGCTGACATCTTTTTCACCGTAGATGCGGGAAATCTTTGGAAAGTTCAAAAAGAAGGTTTGTTTCAAAGCATTCAGTCTGAAAAAGTACTCGCTGAGGTTCCTGAAAATCTCAGAGGTCCAAATGATGAATGGACAGCTATAGCTAAAAGAGCCAGAGTTATATTTTATAATCCGGAGAATGTTTCTGATGAGCTAGTAGAGAATTTTAATTACGAGGACTTAGCGGATCAAAAATGGAGTAAAAGAGTTGTTATAAGAAGTTCCAATAATATGTATAACCAATCTTTGGTTGCATCACTGATTAAGAATATAGGAAAAGAAGCAACTGAAAAATGGGCCACAAAATTAGTTGGTAACTTTGCAAGAAAGCCTCAAGGTAATGACAGATCACAAATTATAGCAGTAGCAAATGGAGAGGCAGATTTAGCTGTGGCAAATAGCTATTACATAGGGATAATGCTTTCCGGATCTGCTGGGCAAGAACAACTAGAAGCTGCAAGGAAAGTAAAAATGATTTTTCCAAATCAAAAAAATAGAGGAGCTCATATTAATATAAGTGGGGCTGGTATATTAAAAAATGCACCAAATAAAGATAATGCTAATTCTTTCATTGAGTTTTTGATTTCGAAAAGAGTTCAAAAATATATGATTGATAAATCATATGAATATTCAGTCCTTGAAGATGTTGCACCCAGCGCCGAAATAGCAGGTTTTGGAACAAACTTCAAAGAAGATCAAATTTCTGTAAGAAGTTTTGGTGAACTGAATCCAAGTGCAGTAAAACTTATGGATAGGTCTGGTTGGAAATAG
- a CDS encoding cytochrome P450, with amino-acid sequence MSTEQKNNIFDIENISNAEIKAKWGLPDDIDPYSVDIDKINPANNDWFGKNLDIDVFKRLREECPVHFTEDSQAGPYWSISGYEDVKAIDMNHKIFSSDIMNGGIRLGGQPMSEPPDAIFHLPMFIMQDQPIHTEQRQVVAPMFTPGHLGNFERLIRERTENILDELPDGETFNWVDKVSIELTSRMLATLFDVPQEDRLKLIHWSDTVERITDPDFFETPEEGFQELWKCFEYFNSIWEERKANGSDGNDLISMLARGENTKNMTPNEFLGNVILLIVAGNDTTRNSMSGGIKAFNQFPEQLAKVQANNDLIGNMVSEIIRWQSPVGHMCRTAMEDVEIGGKNIKKWDKVAIWYTSANRDINKFENPDELNVEREDARQHISFGFGIHRCLGNRLADLQLKILWEEILKRFSFIETVGETKYLNSSFIRGITELPVIVHRK; translated from the coding sequence ATGAGCACAGAACAAAAAAATAATATCTTTGATATTGAAAATATATCAAACGCAGAAATTAAAGCTAAGTGGGGATTGCCAGACGACATTGATCCTTACTCCGTTGACATCGATAAAATCAATCCTGCTAATAATGACTGGTTTGGAAAGAATCTTGATATCGATGTATTCAAAAGGTTAAGAGAAGAGTGTCCTGTTCACTTCACTGAGGATAGTCAAGCAGGTCCTTATTGGTCTATCTCAGGATATGAAGATGTAAAAGCTATTGATATGAACCATAAAATATTTTCTTCCGACATCATGAATGGTGGCATTAGGCTAGGTGGACAGCCAATGTCAGAGCCGCCCGACGCAATATTTCATCTACCTATGTTCATCATGCAAGATCAACCAATTCACACTGAACAAAGACAAGTAGTTGCGCCGATGTTTACTCCAGGTCATTTAGGAAATTTTGAGCGATTAATTAGAGAAAGGACTGAAAATATTCTTGATGAACTTCCTGATGGAGAGACTTTTAATTGGGTTGATAAGGTATCGATAGAACTTACTAGCCGAATGTTAGCTACGTTATTCGATGTCCCTCAAGAAGATAGATTAAAGCTTATACATTGGTCAGATACGGTTGAGAGAATAACGGATCCAGATTTTTTTGAAACTCCTGAGGAAGGTTTTCAAGAACTATGGAAATGTTTTGAATACTTCAATTCAATATGGGAAGAAAGGAAGGCTAACGGTAGTGATGGAAACGATCTTATTTCAATGCTCGCTCGCGGTGAAAACACCAAAAATATGACGCCCAATGAATTTTTAGGAAATGTAATTCTTCTAATAGTAGCAGGAAACGATACTACTCGAAATTCGATGAGTGGGGGTATTAAAGCTTTTAATCAATTCCCGGAGCAACTTGCTAAAGTTCAAGCTAACAATGATTTAATAGGCAATATGGTGTCTGAGATTATTAGATGGCAAAGTCCTGTTGGACATATGTGTCGAACAGCAATGGAAGATGTTGAGATTGGCGGAAAGAACATTAAAAAATGGGATAAGGTTGCAATCTGGTACACATCTGCAAATAGAGATATAAATAAATTTGAGAACCCTGATGAACTTAACGTCGAAAGAGAGGATGCAAGGCAGCATATCTCTTTTGGTTTTGGAATCCATAGATGCCTTGGCAATAGACTTGCCGATCTTCAACTGAAGATTCTTTGGGAAGAAATTCTAAAAAGATTTTCATTCATTGAAACTGTAGGAGAAACTAAGTATCTCAACTCAAGTTTTATTAGAGGTATTACAGAACTGCCAGTAATCGTTCATAGAAAGTAA
- a CDS encoding zinc metallopeptidase, translating into MLIGILFFLIVFVIPKFWLSYSMKSNDKELTNMPFNAEEFGRLILEENNLKDVKIEESSMEDHYDLNDKTVRVQEGRLSKKSLTSLTIVCHEIGHAIQHNEEYGPLVRRTNIVEKTQWISKLGGIILYSGLPLILATGSFGLIKVCLIFVICSVLLGVLIHLITLDVEIDASFRRAMPIIREKIPEQYHANCSNVLKAAAFTYVIGALTSFLSLRYLWLLVSRVR; encoded by the coding sequence ATGTTAATAGGAATCTTATTTTTTCTAATTGTCTTTGTTATTCCCAAATTTTGGCTTTCTTATTCAATGAAAAGTAATGACAAAGAACTCACAAATATGCCATTCAATGCAGAAGAATTCGGAAGACTTATTCTCGAAGAGAATAATTTAAAAGACGTAAAGATCGAAGAATCTTCAATGGAAGATCATTATGATTTAAACGATAAGACTGTAAGAGTTCAAGAGGGTAGATTATCAAAAAAAAGTTTAACTTCATTAACTATAGTGTGTCATGAGATAGGTCATGCAATACAACATAACGAAGAGTATGGTCCGTTAGTTCGCAGAACAAATATAGTAGAAAAAACTCAGTGGATATCAAAACTTGGAGGAATAATCCTCTACAGTGGTCTGCCACTCATATTAGCAACTGGTTCTTTTGGTCTTATCAAAGTTTGCCTTATTTTTGTCATATGCTCAGTTCTTCTAGGAGTTTTGATTCACTTAATTACCCTAGATGTGGAGATTGATGCAAGCTTCAGACGAGCTATGCCTATTATTAGAGAAAAGATACCTGAACAATATCATGCCAATTGTAGCAATGTGCTTAAAGCAGCTGCTTTCACTTATGTAATTGGTGCACTTACGAGTTTCTTGTCTCTTCGATATTTGTGGCTTCTCGTTTCAAGAGTACGTTAG